The stretch of DNA TAAAAAAAGGAACGGCAATGTTTTAAGATAAAAAAATTGTATATTTGGTTTAATGAGTATATAATAAAGAGTAATACTGGTAATTAATGAGAGAAATTAATCCGCCGAGGGGCAGGAGGAAGAAAAGTGAGACAGTTCTTTAGGAGGCTATGCAGCGCCGGCCTTGTTTTGTGCCTGGTTTTTTGTTTTGCTGCGTCGCCGGTTCACGCTGAGGAAAAAAAGGTGGTTCGGGTGGCTTTTCCGAACCAGCAGGGTTTTAGCAATACAGATGAAAAGGGAAACCATACCGGCTACAGCTATGAATTTCTTCAGGAAATCGCAAAATATACCGGATGGGAATATGAGTTCATCACCGGGGACGACAGCAACGAGAGTCTGCTTCAAATGATGGAGGACCTGAAAAACGGCGAGGTCGATATCATGGGCGGCATGCTTTATTCGGATGAGCTGGCCCAGGACTACGACTTTCCTGAGTACAACTGCGGCTACAGCTACTCGACGCTGGCCGTTTTAAAGGACAATAACAACATCAACGCCACCAACTATTCAACCTTTGAAAACATGAAGGTCGGCGTGCTGGCAACGGCCAAACGCCGGATACAGGCCCTGGAGGATTTCTGCAAAGCCAACGGCATCACCGTGCAGATTGTATCCTTTGAGAACGACGAGGAGCGGCAGAAAGCCCTGAACGAGGGCGAGATCGACGCTGTTCTGGGGTCCGATGTGACGCCGAGCGATAATCAGCGCTTCATCGCCCGGTTTGACGGCAGGCCTTATTACTTTGCTGTGACCAAGGGCAACTCGGAGATCGTGAGCGGCATCAACACCGCCACGTCAACCATCAACGAGAAGGACCCGAACTACGCCACCGATCTCTATATGAAATACTTTAACCCGGCAGACAGCCAGCGGGTCACCCTGGAGCGCTTTATCAAGGCCAATCCCATTGAGAGTATTATCGCGGCCCTGCTGATCGGCCTGGTGCTGGCAGTGGTGGTAGGTCTGACCATGTATATCCGTATCCAGCGCAACCGCCAGCTGCTCCTGGACTATGAGCGCTACCGGGTGCTTTCGGAAATGTCCAGTGAGCTGATTTTTGAATATGACTACAGCGACGACAGCATCATGGTTTCTGAGCCCTACGCCCCGTATTTCGGGGGAAAGGCCCGAAACGAGCATTTTGCCGTTGAGTCTCTGAAAACGAGTATGGGAACAAGCGAGGCGGTCGACTGCTTTGCGAAGCTTATCGGGCGGCGCCCGCCCGAGCAGGCGCGGTATGAGACCGAGTTCCAGGCCCGGATGATAAGCGGCAATATTGAGTGGGTGCGCGGAACCAGCGTGATCATCTACAATAAGCACAACCAGCCGCTGCGCGCTGTGGGCAAAATCATCAATATCAATCAGGAAAAATGCGAGCGGGAGGCCTTGATCAACCAGGCCCGCCACGACGCCCTCACCGGGCTTTACAACCGCACAACCTTTGAGCATCTGGTCAACCAGTATCTCGAACAGCGCGGCGAACAGGAAGGGGCCATCATGGTGGTGGATCTCGACCATTTTAAAACCGTCAACGATACCCTCGGGCATCAGGGCGGCGACGAGGTTCTCGAGGATCTTGCCCGGGAAATGAGCGGGATTTTCGGCGAGGACGCCATTCTGGGCCGTCTGGGCGGCGACGAGTTTCTGGTTTTTGTCCGGGATATCAAGGAACGTCTGGAAGAGCCCGTGGAAAAGGCCCGTGCGCTCTGCCAGATCATGTACCGCTGTTATAAGAGAGGCAATGTGCACACCGAGGTTTCCATAAGCGTAGGGCTGGCCTATTCCGGTGAGGAAAGTGGCTTTGAAAAGCTGTACGGAATGGCCGATACGGCGCTCTACTATATGAAAGCCCACGGAAAGAACAACGTGACCGTCTATGATGCGTCCTTAGAGGATGCTTTGGGTAATAATGGCAATACAAAACGAAAAGGAGCATTTTAACATGGCTAAAAAAATTATCGCTTTAATCAGCGACGACTTTGAAGATCTGGAATTATGGTACCCGGTTCACCGGCTGCGCGAGGAGGACAATGTGACCGTCCACGTGGTCGGCGAGGAAAAGGGAAAAACCTATATCGGCAAGTACGGCGTGCCCTGCGTATCCGACTACCGCTTTGATGAGATCGACCCGGACGACTACGACGGCATTCTGGTGCCGGGCGGCTGGGCGCCGGACAAGCTGCGCCGTTTCCCGGTGGTGCTGGATATGGTGCGGGCAATGGACAGAGCCGGAAAGCCCATTGGTGAAATCTGCCACGCGGGCTGGGTGCTGATCTCAGCCGGTATCCTGAAGGGCAAAAACGTCACGAGCACCCCGGGTATCCGGGATGACATGGAAAACGCAGGCGCTGTCTGGCACGACACCCCGTCCATTGTGGACGGCCACATTATTTCCGCCAGACGCCCGCCGGATCTGCCGCAGTACATGAAGGATTACATCAGTGTTTTGATGAAGTAGAAAAGCAGGTCCCGAAATCCCGAAAAGCTAAAAAATGGTTTTTGGGATTTCGGGATTTTTTTACGATCACGCACAATTATGGTATAATAGAGCAATTATAAAGCGTTAAGGAGTAAAAGCATGAAGAACATCCGTATAGGGGACATACTGGTCGGCGACGGCTATATTACAGAGGGGCAGCTTCAGGAAGCCCTGGCCTATCAGAAAGTGGACAAAAGCAAACGTCTGGGCGCGATTCTGGTCGATTACGGCTACGTGACCGAGAGCCAGCTGCTGGGCGCGCTGGCAAAACGCCTGGATCTGCAGGTGATTAATCTGAGCCAGATTGAGGTAGACCTGGAGGCAGCCGCCAAAATTCCGAAAAATATTGCGCAGAAATACACCCTTATCCCAATAGGGTTTTCCAACGGGCATCTGCTGGTCGCCACCAATGACCCGCTGGATTTCTACGCCATCGAGGACCTGCGGCTGATCACCAACATGCCCATCGACATTGTCCTGGCCGAAAAGGACGCGATCCTTAAGGGTATTGACAGCGGCTATTCGGAAATTGAGGCCCGCCAGGCAGCCACCAGCGCCAACGAGATGGCCGACGATATGGAAACAGTCTCCATCGTGGAGGACCTGGACGCCGCCGGAGATGACGCGCCGGTTGTCAACCTGATCAATACCATGCTCATAAAAGGCTATAATACCGGCGCCAGCGATATCCACATCGAGCCCTTTGAGGACAAGACCAACGTGCGCCTGCGTATCGACGGTCTCATTGTCGACTACCTGACACTGGCCACCGCGCTGCACCAGTCCGTCATCGCCCGAATCAAGATATTGTCCAACCTGGACATCGCCGAGCGGCGCCTGCCCCAGGACGGCCATTTCCGCGCGCGGATCAAGGGCATTGAGATGAATATCCGTACTTCGGTTATCCCGACCGTCTACGGCGAAAAGGCCGTGCTGCGTTTCCTGAACCAGAACACCAAGCTCGACCATTCCGGTACCTTTGGCATGAACGACGACAACTATGCCCGCATGCGCCAGATCCTGCAGAGCCCACACGGCATCATCTACATCACCGGGCCGACCGGGAGCGGTAAAACCACCACCCTGTACATGGTTCTGGAAATGCTCTCGAGCAAAAACGTCAATATCTGTACCATCGAGGACCCGGTAGAACGGAACCTCGACAGCGTCAACCAGACCCAGGTCAACAACGTGGCCGGCCTCACCTTTGAGAGCGGCCTGCGCTCCCTTCTGCGCCAGGATCCGGACATCATCATGGTCGGTGAAACCCGTGACTCAGAGACGGCCAACATCGCTGTGCGTGCCGCCATCACCGGGCACCAGGTGCTCTCCACCCTGCATACCAACGACGCCGTATCCACCATTGTGCGTCTGGTGGATATGGGGGTCGAGCCCTACATGGTCGCCAACTCCCTGACCGGGGTGGTGGCCCAGCGGCTGGTCAAGAAAATCTGCCCGGACTGCAAGGAAGCCTATACCCCCAGCGAGGCCGAGCGGGAGCTTCTGGGCAGGGACATCCCTGTGCTGTACCGCGGCCGGGGCTGTCACCAGTGCAACCACACCGGCTATAAGGGGCGTATCGCCGTCCATGAGATTTTAGCCATTGACAAAACCATCAGGAACATGATCTCAGGCCAGACGCCCATCGAGGATATCTATGAATATGTGGCCGTTAACCATAAAACCACCAGCCTGCGCCAGAGCCTGGTCGAGCTGGTCGAGCAGGGCGTGACAAGCATGGAAGAGCTGCTGAAGGTTACGTATTACGTGGAATAAATAAAAGCGAGGAAAGATATGCCAACCATTTTAGACTTAATCAATTACGGCCGCCAGACAGGCTGCTCCGATATTCATTTGACAACAGATCTGCCGCCGGTGTTCAGAAGCAACGGGGTGCTGGTCAAGGGACCCTTTGAGATGAGCAAGCGGGAGATCGGCGAAATGATCGTCGATATGCTCAGCGAGATGAACCGCGAGAAAATCAAGAACGGCGAGGACGCGGACTTTACCTTTGTCACCCCTGAGGGGCTCAGACAGAGGGTGAACGTGTACCGCCAGCAGAATGAGCTCTGTGCCGCTGTGCGTCTGCTCAACGATACCATCCCCACCTTTGAGGAGCTGGGCCTGCCGCCCATTATCCGCAAGCTGGCCGCTGAGCCCAGAGGCCTGATCCTGATCACCGGGCCCACCGGGAGCGGGAAATCCACCACGCTGGCTGCCATGATCGACTACATCAACATCAATTTTGCCAAGCACATCATTACCATTGAGGATCCGGTGGAATACCGCCATTACCATAAGCTCAGCATGATCCACCAGCGTGAGGTGGGCGTGGATGTGTCCTCCTTTTCAGGCGCGCTCCGCTCCTCCCTGCGTGAGGACCCCGACGTTATTCTGGTAGGGGAAATGCGGGACTACGAAACCATCTCAGCGGCGGTAACCGCAGCCGAAACCGGCCATCTTGTGCTGTCCACCCTGCACACCATCGGGGCCGCCAACACCGTGGACCGTATCATCGACGTGTTCCCGCCCCACAGCCAGCAGCAGATACGGACACAGCTGGCCAGCACCCTGAAGGGCGTTGTGACCCAGCAGCTTGTGCCGCTGGCGTCCGGCGAAGGCCGTATGGCCGCCCTCGAGGTGATGACCGGCACCGACGCGGTGCTCAACCTTATCCGTGAGAACAAAACCCATCAGCTTTCCTCAGCCATGCAGACCGGCAGCCGGGACGGCATGAACACCCTGAACAGCCACCTGGCCAAGCTGGTCAAGGAAGGAAAAATCGGCTTCGATACCGGCCTCCAGTGGTCGTCCGATAAAAACGAGTTCAACCAATACTTTTAAATAAGGGAGTAAGATTGACATGAGCAATGAGCAGTCATCAGTTTTGAAAAAGAAAATAGAACGCTATGGTATCATACTGGAAACCACCGGAGACATCATCTTTGAGTACCATATCGACGAGGACCGGATGCTGTTCGATGAAGCCAGGCTGGAAAATGGGCAGTACGTGCACTACCCGATGGTGGTGGAGCGCTACATCGAGGCCCTGCACCTGGGGAACCTGGTGCACCCCGATGATATTGAGGAAACCATCCGCCTGGTCAACGGTCTTACTGCCGACGGCATTGTTATCCGTGTGACCCGGCCCGATGAGCACGACGGCCAGTACCACTGGACCCTGGTCCGCGCCGCCACTGTCCGGGACGACGATGGCAGAGTAACCGAGATTGTGGGCATCATGCGGGACATCGACGACCAGAAACGCCGGGAGGATCGTCTCATCGAGGAATCCCGGTGCGACAAGCTCACAGGGCTCTACGATAAAAAATGGACCCGCGAAAAAATCAGCGAAGCCCTAGCCGCAGGCACAAAGCTGGACGAGGGCATCATGATGCTGGTGGACATCGACGGGTTTCGCGCGGTCAATGAAAACTTAGGCCATATCTTTGGCGACGCCGTGCTGGTGGAAACCGCTGAAAAGCTGACCGCCCATGCGGCTCCTGGCGATGTCATCGGCCGTATCGGCGGCGATGAGTTTCTGGTCTACAGCCCCGGCGTGGCAGAAAACCAGATCGCCGAGCGGGTGACCCGTATCCGCCGCATATTTGACCATACCTTCGAGGGGAAAAACCAGTCCTACCGCATTACCTGCAGTCTGGGCGTTGCCGCCTGCCCGAGGGACGGCGACACCTTTGAGTCTCTGTTCAGCTGCGCCGACCAGGCCCTGAGCATGGCGAAAATGGCGGGACGGGACCGCTGGTACCGCTACGATAAAAAGATGAGCGGCAGATCCTATCTGACCGGACACGCCACCAATATCGATGGCACAGTCTTCCAGAAGGGCGGTATCTCCGCGGAGAACCGGGTGCTGATCAATATTTTTGAAATCCTGGCCGACTCCAAGGACCTCACCTCGTCCATGACCCTGATCCTGGGCATGATCGGCCGTTTCATCGGGGTGGAGCGGGTCTGCGTTTTCGTGGAGGAGCCGGAAAGCGGAGAGCTGGTAAACCAGTACAGCTGGTATTCCGGCACTGCCATCTGCCCGAAAACAGAACGGGTCGGAGCAGAGGACCACAGGCGGTACCGCGAAGCCTATGATGAAAAGGGCCTGTACACACTGTACAGCGCCGATACCCTCCCGGCGCGGGAGCGCGCCCTGTTCTGTGAAAGAGGCGTTTACTCCGGGATTTATAAAACCCTGGTGGAAAACGGCCGGTACCTGGGCTGCATCGGGCTGTCCGGCAGCCAGAACAACCGCAGCTGGAGCGAGGATGAAAAAGAATTTGTGTGCCTGGTGTCCAAAATTATCAGCGCAAACCTGTATAAATTCCACCTTCAGAAGGAAAATGCCTACGAGAGCCAGGTGGCCCGCACCATTGTGGATTCCCAGAGCATTAAAAGCCATGTGGTTGACGCCAAAACCTATAAGCTTTTGTTTGTCAGCGCTTCCTTGAAGGCCGAGCGGCCAGCCGCCAAAGTGGGCAGCCTGTGCTACGAGACCGTCATGGGCCTGGACGCGCCCTGCCCCTTCTGCCGCCTGAACGAGCTCACCCAGGAGACACCGGATTTAAACTGGCAGCGTTATGTGAGCGGGTGGAACCGCTGGTTCAATTTCCAGTGCCACAGCCTGCAGTGGCGTGGCGCCGGCGAGGCCGCCCTCATCGCCATGGACGATATCTCCAATTTTGTGGATAATATCCTGTATGTGGATAAGCTCACAGGGATTTCCACCTTCAGCCGCTTTGAGCTGGACGCCTCCGAAATCTTCGACCATGAGACCGGCAAGGAATACGCCATGGTCACCTTTGATATCGACGAGTTCCGCTACATTAACGAGTTTCACGGCTACAGCATGGGCAACCAGCTGCTGCGCTATATCTCCGGCGGCCTGGTGGTAGCCATGAGCGGCGCCGAGGTCTGCGCCCGTGTGACCGGGGACGTGTTTGTCGCCCTGATGGAATGGACCGGCGAGGGCCCGCTGTTCAAGCGGCTCACCCAGATGGTCGAGGGCATCAACAAGCGTCTGGACTACGTGATTCCAGGCATCCGCCCCAGCTTTCAGATTGGCGTGTACCACGCCCGGGAGGGAGAGCGGGACATTGGTAAAATGATGGACAACGCCGATATTGCCCGAAAATCCATAAAGGGCAGCCGCAAAACCGGCATCGCCTTTTACAATAAATCCATGGGCGAAAAGATCCTGAAAACCCGCCAGATCGAGGCGCGGATGGAGCGGGCCCTCAAGGACAAGGAGTTCCTTGTCTACCTGCAGCCCAAAATCGACCTGGAAAGCGGCCGTGTGGTGGGGGCCGAGGCACTGGCCCGCTGGGTGGACGACCGGGGGAACATTGTGCTGCCCGGGGAATTTATCCCCGTGTTCGAGAGCAACGGCTTCATCGTCGAGCTGGACTTTTACGTGTACGAGGAAGTTTTTAAGACCCATTGCTACCGCCAGTCCAGAGGGCTGAAACGCCTGCCCATCTCCATGAACATGTCCAGGTTCCATCTGAAATCCGGCAGCTATATCGAGCGTTTCCGGGCGCTGGCCGAGAACTACCAGGTCGATCCCAGTCTCATCGAGGTGGAGGTGACCGAGACCATCTTCATCGAGAACAGCGGTTATGTGAAACGTCTGGTCAGCGAGTTGAGAAGCGACGGCTTCAAGGTCTCCATCGACGACTTCGGTTCAGGCTACTCCTCCTTAAATCTGCTGTCCGAAATCGACGTGGATGTGCTCAAGCTTGACCGCTCCCTCTGCCGCGAGGAAAACCTCTCGTCCAAGGAACGGGTCATTCTCAAAAACATCGCGGCCATGGCCAAGGAGCTTAACCTCCAGGTGCTGGCCGAGGGCATTGAAACCCAGAACCAGGCCGAATTCCTGAGAAGCATCCAGTGCGACAGCGCCCAGGGCTTCCTGTTCGCAAGACCCATGCCCATGGACGAGTTTTTTAAGAAGCTGGATGGGGAATGGTAGGAAAATGCAAAAAGGCTGTGCGCTTGATAATCAACGCACAGCCGGCAGCCATTATTATAAAGATGTGTTCATATGGGATCATTTTTAAGAAGCCGTTGTAGTTTCTTGTCGAAAGTAAATACTTCATAGTGAAGATTGGAATGATAGGCAAACAGAACACAATCAACAAAATCAAGTTTTTTAGTCCTGAAAACGGACAGAGCAGTTTCGGCAATATCAGGAACGGTTAATTGAATATTCTCGTTTTTGATAAAGGAAAGAAGTCCTTCAGCGATATCTTCTCGGGAAACAGAATAGACTTTCTCTAAAACATATACAATCTCTGCCTGGACTTCGATCGTAAGGGAAACCGTTTCTTTTTGAAGAATTTCTTCTACCTTATCGGCCATTTCTTCATGATCGTTTAAATTGAATCGCAGAACGGCATTTGCATCAAAGAGCATCGTCATCGGTATATTTTTCCTTTACGGCATCTGGCCATGCATTTTTTTCATGACCGATTTTCTCTGGGTTAGCATATTTTGCAAAAAGTCCTCTGGAAGAACCTTTTTTTCCCGTTAAGCGTGCAATTTCCTTTTCGTCGGCATATTCATCCAAAACCGTTATTTTAACAAGCTGATTCTTTTTTAAACGCAGCTTTTCAAGGGGTAAAATATTTTTCCCGTCATAGTAACCTTTTGACGCCAGCATACAATCGCCTCCCATTCAGATGGTTTAATCATATTATAACTTATTTCGAGATGTGCCACAAGTTTAGCAAGCGATTCTTAATTGTCTGTAAAAATATCGTGTTATACCGAAAAAAGGATCGTTTTATCAAGTTGTTTACAATAGATGTACAATATAATATAATTTACCCATAAAATAAACTGAAGGAGCCGAAAAAATAAAATGACGGAATGGAAGAATAATGCTGAAACGACCCGAGCTTAAAACAGCCGCCTCGGCGGTGCTGGCAGTCATTGCCGGAGCGGTGCCCATGATCATTGTGCCGCCCTTTGGCGATACCCTGTACATGCCCAAGCTGATGACCATTGAGGTGCTGGTTTTTGGTCTGCTGCTTTTGTATGTGCGGCCGCTTACAGGGTATTTTACCGGGAAACCTAAAATACCGCTGCCGGTCAAGCTGGTGCTGCTGTATCTTTTGTGCGTGACCATTACGCTGCCCTTCTCGACCGATGTGATGCTCTCGCTTAAGGGGCGGTCCTTCCGGCTGGAGAGCTACTCCGCCATTTTGTTTTATGGTATTTTAATGATGCTGGGCGCTTTTTTCTACACCTTTAAGCCCTGGCATGTGCGGTTGTATGCCGTGGGCGTATCCTGTGTGGCGCTCTACGGCATTTTTCAGAAATTCGGTCTGGACTTTCAGCCCCAGGATCCTTTAATGTACGGCGGCCCTGGTTCGTCCTATGCCACCATCGGCAACCCCAATTTTCTGGGTTCTTTTCTGACACTGGCACTGCCGATTCTCATCTATGCTTTTATCAGAGGCCCCAGGATCTGCCTGTTGCCCTGTGGGTTGGTGTACTTCTGCCTGCTGTGCACCAATACGCGCGGCGCATGGATCGGCAGCTTTCTGGGCTTTATCCTGCTGGGCGTGTTCCTGCTGAGAGAAAAAGAAAACCGATGCCGTTTCGTGGTGGTGAGCGGTCTGTTTGTCGTGCTGACCCTTGTTTTTTTGCTGATAAACACCGGATTTGGCGCCCGGCTTTTCAGTGTTTTTGCCGATCTGTCGAAAGCCATCAAGGGGGACGACTGGGAAAAGGGCGGTTCCTGCCGGCTTTTTATCTGGTCAAAAACCGTGGAGCTCATTAAGCTGCGGCCGCTGACCGGCTTTGGCATTGAGACGCTGGGACAGGTTATGGGACAGTATTTCGAGAACGATATTATCCGGGTGACCGGGCACCATCTCGTCATCGACCGCGCCCACAACGAGTACCTGCACATCGCTGTGAGCAGCGGAATCCCTGCAGCGCTCAGTTATCTGGCCTTTGAGGGGACAACGCTGTACCAGGGCATTAAAAGCTGGCGCAGGTCTCCCATGCTCATACCGCTGATCTGCAGTGTGGCCGCCTATATGGTCGCAGGCTGCTTTAATATCTCGGTGGTGACGGTAGCGCCTGTTTTCTGGATATTCTGCGGAATAGTGGTGCGGCTGAGCAATGAAAATCAAGTAAAATTTGAATATGATTTAAGGAAATGAAAATTTGAAAAAATCTTGAAAAAGATTGAGGGCTTTACCAAAATCGTACTGTTTTTACCATCAGCTTAATACTGGTGGTAAATGAAACAGTATTTATAATAACCTATAGCTATAAGAGAAGCGAAAAAAGCATATTTATGTGGTTTTGAAAGTGTGCAAACCTGTATTAATGGTGAATGGCTGGAACCTTTTAAAGTTTTTAAAAGTAACTGGTTTTTATAGTTCTTGACAATTGTCCGAATCAGTTGTAGAATAGAATTGTTCAAAAGGCAAAGCGGTGCGAAAGCCCGTGGCGCAAAACTACAGGGTCTACGTCGGGAGCTCCAGTCCGATATGACAGCCAGCTGCCAAAACGGTAGACGGCCGAAAGCCCTGTGTGGTTTCCGGCTATTTTTGTTTTTTGAGCGGCCTTTAACAAAAAGGCATGCTGGGGCAGGTAATGACTTCATTTATAATCGTCATGGCGCGGACGGTTTAAATAAAGGTTTATATTTATAAGGTAAACAAGAGAACATAAAAGGAGAGATGTAAATGATTCAGATGATTAACAAGCTGAAGAAAAACCGTAAAGGTTTTACTTTGGTAGAATTGATTGTTGTATTGGTTATTTTGGCGATTTTAGCGGCGTTCACGATTCCGGCGATGTTGGGGTTTGTTGATGATGCTAGAGGGAAAGCTGGAATCGCAGAAGCGAGAGAAATTTATATGGCTTATTCGGGCTCTGTAACAGAAGTTATAGCTGGTGGAAAAACTGCTGATGCTCAAGGTTACGATGCAGTTTTTGTACAAAGTGGGGTTAAAACATCACCAAGTGGAGATACAAAAGCGCCTAGTATTCAGAAAGGTGCATTAAATAAATTATCAGGTGATGTTACAGATGGAGATAAAGTAACAAATGGTAGTGAATGGATGGTTACAGTAACTGATGGTAAAGTAACCGAAGTGAAATATTGGGTTACAAGTGGATACTTGATTACTTTAAATATGGAAGCCTCTGGAAGTGAAGCTACTGTTGAAAAGATGAAGACAGCACCTGGTTATACAGTGTAATAATATAAGGCCGAGCCTGCAGCGCCGCAGCCGGCCTTTTCTCCCCATTTTTTAGGCGCTTTTTTTATTGCCAGAAAAGAGAGTAGTTGACAGTTTATCAGGGGAAAGCTTTTCAGGTGAAAGATTGAAAGCAGACCGGAACAGGTGTAGGCTAGTGTTTTTTTCTGTTTTCAAGGTTTCATCTTTATTGCATATTTGTAAAAAAGTATTTTAAATGCTTTCTTATCATAAAAATAGGATTCAATTGATTTTTTAGCAGAATAACTGTTGTGTTTTCAGGATTTCAGGAGGTGGAATCTGTGTCTAAACTAAAAAAGCTGCTTAAAAACCAAAAGGGCTTTACCGTGGTTGAACTGATTGTAGTACTGGTAATCCTGGCGATTTTAGCGGCTTTCACTATTCCGGCCATGCTGGGATTTGTGGAGGACGCCAAAGGAAAAGCCGCGATTGCCGAGGCGAGAGAAGTTTATGTGGCGGCACAGACGGCGTCTACAGAATTTAAAGGCGATAATGACTTTGTCAGCGATAAGTTGATTGATGTTTTGAAAAATGATTTAGGTGATTTGGAAGTTTGGGACATAAGAATATCGTCAAACGAGCCTCCAATTATATGGGATCCAAATAAAGGGAATACAGGAAGAATAGGAGTGCTGCTTGATAGCAGTACAAATGGTATTGTTAAATGGGTCGAGTATATTGATGCATCACAAAGTTATCTTGTTAAAATCACCCCCGGCGGCTCCGCCGAAGTCACAAAAATAAAATAATCCACCAGTCCCTATCCCGAAAACCCGAAAACAGCCGCAGGAGGTGTTGTCATGCGCTTTGACCGCAAACCTGAAAATCT from Eubacterium sp. 1001713B170207_170306_E7 encodes:
- a CDS encoding PIN domain-containing protein, whose amino-acid sequence is MTMLFDANAVLRFNLNDHEEMADKVEEILQKETVSLTIEVQAEIVYVLEKVYSVSREDIAEGLLSFIKNENIQLTVPDIAETALSVFRTKKLDFVDCVLFAYHSNLHYEVFTFDKKLQRLLKNDPI
- a CDS encoding type 1 glutamine amidotransferase domain-containing protein; the encoded protein is MAKKIIALISDDFEDLELWYPVHRLREEDNVTVHVVGEEKGKTYIGKYGVPCVSDYRFDEIDPDDYDGILVPGGWAPDKLRRFPVVLDMVRAMDRAGKPIGEICHAGWVLISAGILKGKNVTSTPGIRDDMENAGAVWHDTPSIVDGHIISARRPPDLPQYMKDYISVLMK
- a CDS encoding EAL domain-containing protein, whose protein sequence is MSNEQSSVLKKKIERYGIILETTGDIIFEYHIDEDRMLFDEARLENGQYVHYPMVVERYIEALHLGNLVHPDDIEETIRLVNGLTADGIVIRVTRPDEHDGQYHWTLVRAATVRDDDGRVTEIVGIMRDIDDQKRREDRLIEESRCDKLTGLYDKKWTREKISEALAAGTKLDEGIMMLVDIDGFRAVNENLGHIFGDAVLVETAEKLTAHAAPGDVIGRIGGDEFLVYSPGVAENQIAERVTRIRRIFDHTFEGKNQSYRITCSLGVAACPRDGDTFESLFSCADQALSMAKMAGRDRWYRYDKKMSGRSYLTGHATNIDGTVFQKGGISAENRVLINIFEILADSKDLTSSMTLILGMIGRFIGVERVCVFVEEPESGELVNQYSWYSGTAICPKTERVGAEDHRRYREAYDEKGLYTLYSADTLPARERALFCERGVYSGIYKTLVENGRYLGCIGLSGSQNNRSWSEDEKEFVCLVSKIISANLYKFHLQKENAYESQVARTIVDSQSIKSHVVDAKTYKLLFVSASLKAERPAAKVGSLCYETVMGLDAPCPFCRLNELTQETPDLNWQRYVSGWNRWFNFQCHSLQWRGAGEAALIAMDDISNFVDNILYVDKLTGISTFSRFELDASEIFDHETGKEYAMVTFDIDEFRYINEFHGYSMGNQLLRYISGGLVVAMSGAEVCARVTGDVFVALMEWTGEGPLFKRLTQMVEGINKRLDYVIPGIRPSFQIGVYHAREGERDIGKMMDNADIARKSIKGSRKTGIAFYNKSMGEKILKTRQIEARMERALKDKEFLVYLQPKIDLESGRVVGAEALARWVDDRGNIVLPGEFIPVFESNGFIVELDFYVYEEVFKTHCYRQSRGLKRLPISMNMSRFHLKSGSYIERFRALAENYQVDPSLIEVEVTETIFIENSGYVKRLVSELRSDGFKVSIDDFGSGYSSLNLLSEIDVDVLKLDRSLCREENLSSKERVILKNIAAMAKELNLQVLAEGIETQNQAEFLRSIQCDSAQGFLFARPMPMDEFFKKLDGEW
- a CDS encoding GspE/PulE family protein, giving the protein MKNIRIGDILVGDGYITEGQLQEALAYQKVDKSKRLGAILVDYGYVTESQLLGALAKRLDLQVINLSQIEVDLEAAAKIPKNIAQKYTLIPIGFSNGHLLVATNDPLDFYAIEDLRLITNMPIDIVLAEKDAILKGIDSGYSEIEARQAATSANEMADDMETVSIVEDLDAAGDDAPVVNLINTMLIKGYNTGASDIHIEPFEDKTNVRLRIDGLIVDYLTLATALHQSVIARIKILSNLDIAERRLPQDGHFRARIKGIEMNIRTSVIPTVYGEKAVLRFLNQNTKLDHSGTFGMNDDNYARMRQILQSPHGIIYITGPTGSGKTTTLYMVLEMLSSKNVNICTIEDPVERNLDSVNQTQVNNVAGLTFESGLRSLLRQDPDIIMVGETRDSETANIAVRAAITGHQVLSTLHTNDAVSTIVRLVDMGVEPYMVANSLTGVVAQRLVKKICPDCKEAYTPSEAERELLGRDIPVLYRGRGCHQCNHTGYKGRIAVHEILAIDKTIRNMISGQTPIEDIYEYVAVNHKTTSLRQSLVELVEQGVTSMEELLKVTYYVE
- a CDS encoding GGDEF domain-containing protein, with the translated sequence MRQFFRRLCSAGLVLCLVFCFAASPVHAEEKKVVRVAFPNQQGFSNTDEKGNHTGYSYEFLQEIAKYTGWEYEFITGDDSNESLLQMMEDLKNGEVDIMGGMLYSDELAQDYDFPEYNCGYSYSTLAVLKDNNNINATNYSTFENMKVGVLATAKRRIQALEDFCKANGITVQIVSFENDEERQKALNEGEIDAVLGSDVTPSDNQRFIARFDGRPYYFAVTKGNSEIVSGINTATSTINEKDPNYATDLYMKYFNPADSQRVTLERFIKANPIESIIAALLIGLVLAVVVGLTMYIRIQRNRQLLLDYERYRVLSEMSSELIFEYDYSDDSIMVSEPYAPYFGGKARNEHFAVESLKTSMGTSEAVDCFAKLIGRRPPEQARYETEFQARMISGNIEWVRGTSVIIYNKHNQPLRAVGKIININQEKCEREALINQARHDALTGLYNRTTFEHLVNQYLEQRGEQEGAIMVVDLDHFKTVNDTLGHQGGDEVLEDLAREMSGIFGEDAILGRLGGDEFLVFVRDIKERLEEPVEKARALCQIMYRCYKRGNVHTEVSISVGLAYSGEESGFEKLYGMADTALYYMKAHGKNNVTVYDASLEDALGNNGNTKRKGAF
- a CDS encoding type IV pilus twitching motility protein PilT, with the protein product MPTILDLINYGRQTGCSDIHLTTDLPPVFRSNGVLVKGPFEMSKREIGEMIVDMLSEMNREKIKNGEDADFTFVTPEGLRQRVNVYRQQNELCAAVRLLNDTIPTFEELGLPPIIRKLAAEPRGLILITGPTGSGKSTTLAAMIDYININFAKHIITIEDPVEYRHYHKLSMIHQREVGVDVSSFSGALRSSLREDPDVILVGEMRDYETISAAVTAAETGHLVLSTLHTIGAANTVDRIIDVFPPHSQQQIRTQLASTLKGVVTQQLVPLASGEGRMAALEVMTGTDAVLNLIRENKTHQLSSAMQTGSRDGMNTLNSHLAKLVKEGKIGFDTGLQWSSDKNEFNQYF